One Asterias rubens chromosome 1, eAstRub1.3, whole genome shotgun sequence genomic region harbors:
- the LOC117291914 gene encoding thyrostimulin alpha-2 subunit-like: protein MQWCKVVLTLMSLSVCLCSLFATAQQRPYWERSGCHLVGYSTLVQIPGCHKTRVDMNACRGYCVTYTLLSTFNQIVSNNIRYSSRGTCCAIGDTHDVIVILACENNEQKSVTYKSAASCSCTLCTQEDASQLNNV from the exons ATGCAGTGGTGCAAGGTTGTCTTGACGTTGATGTCGCTCTCTGTTTGTCTATGTTCTCTTTTTGCCACGGCCCAGCAAAGACCCTATTGGGAGAGGAGTGGATGCCATCTAGTCG GTTACTCTACCTTGGTTCAGATACCAGGCTGCCATAAGACTAGGGTGGATATGAATGCATGCCGAGGCTACTGCGTGACCTACACACTGCTGTCAACATTCAACCAGATCGTTAGTAACAACATACGCTATTCATCGCGTGGTACCTGCTGCGCTATAGGAGATACACACGAT GTAATCGTGATCCTCGCATGTGAAAACAACGAACAGAAGAGTGTAACGTATAAGTCCGCTGCCTCCTGCTCATGCACACTGTGCACCCAGGAAGATGCCTCGCAATTGAATAATGTATAG
- the LOC117306966 gene encoding gonadotropin subunit beta-2-like encodes MVPMFLQYQRQLLQRRGSAWDSKGSKPGKIHMDQGAAYTSIVMVTLVMMWACALAINPVTTTNCYVHTAMKHLVEKPGCRPHELVVFGCWGRCDTNEVPSLDPPFVEAYHPVCTLTNYEDVKVKLPDCDPEVDPTYTYQSALSCGCANIDDSSTKYSYRPDYFVSEK; translated from the exons ATGGTACCGATGTTCCTCCAGTATCAACGGCAGCTGCTTCAACGTAGAGGCTCGGCCTGGGACTCTAAAG GATCTAAGCCAGGAAAGATCCACATGGACCAAGGAGCAGCATACACATCCATAGTCATGGTCACGTTGGTGATGATGTGGGCATGCGCACTGGCCATCAACCCCGTCACCACAACGAATTGTTACGTGCACACCGCTATGAAGCATCTAGTGGAAAAGCCTGGTTGCCGGCCGCACGAACTGGTGGTGTTTGGATGTTGGGGACGATGTGATACCAACGAG GTTCCTTCGTTAGATCCCCCATTCGTAGAGGCCTACCATCCAGTGTGTACTCTCACCAACTACGAGGATGTAAAAGTCAAGTTACCAGACTGCGACCCCGAGGTTGACCCGACCTACACGTACCAAAGCGCCTTATCCTGCGGCTGCGCCAACATTGACGATTCGAGTACTAAGTATAGCTACAGGCCGGACTATTTTGTGTCAGAGAAGTAG
- the LOC117291905 gene encoding thyrostimulin alpha-2 subunit-like — protein sequence MTMKVSVTFIYVACTAALLILVSSPVKGAWEPTAGCHLVGYRKEVRVPGCHIEYVKMNACRGYCMTYSFLSDTATLERSGGTQLFTSHGSCCSITSTHDVHITLQCENNQVYKDTFKSAKTCSCALCSTQ from the exons ATGACAATGAAAGTGAGCGTAACTTTTATATATGTCGCCTGCACGGCTGCACTGCTGATCCTTGTGAGCTCCCCGGTGAAGGGAGCCTGGGAACCGACGGCTGGGTGCCACTTAGTGG GTTACAGAAAAGAAGTCAGGGTACCAGGGTGCCACATAGAATATGTGAAGATGAACGCCTGCAGAGGTTACTGTATGACGTATTCCTTCCTATCCGATACAGCAACACTTGAGAGAAGTGGAGGCACCCAACTATTTACGTCACACGGATCATGCTGCTCCATAACATCGACACATGAC GTTCACATCACACTACAATGCGAAAACAACCAAGTATACAAAGACACCTTCAAGTCTGCAAAGACCTGTAGTTGCGCCCTCTGTAGTACGCAATAA